A single region of the Pseudomonas sp. GGS8 genome encodes:
- a CDS encoding PLP-dependent aminotransferase family protein codes for MAKYSDLADLLRSRIERGLYREGQRLPSLRILSTEHGVSLGTVQQAYRVLEEEGLASPLPKSGHFVNKKQNLYLLPTMHEIEKHPIDILEWDEIYKVTASTPDEDVLQLGRGMPSVETSTLQHLMRSLSYEAKRWQKDGLNYENIKGNFDLRTQISRLIIDSGCQVDPDEIIITAGCQEALMCSVRSICNQDDIVVVESPCFHGAIQILKGCGVKVIEVPTDPLTGIDLESLELIAEKWTIRAVLVNPNCNNPLGYVMPDDRKEILVNLSKKFGFYIVEDDTYGDLIFRYPRPKAIKSQDTEGRIILCGSFSKTLAPGLRVGWIVPGRIYEKVLHTKYISSGATATANQRAIAEFMEKGYYQIHLRRMRAHYKSNRDIMMLWISKYLNARVRVSRPEGGYFLWIELPKGVSAYELSDKLIQNKIQIATGKIFSSSGKYENCIRINYGGILDNRVETAVKMIGKLVLDLNISELVRSGVG; via the coding sequence GTGGCAAAGTATTCAGATTTGGCCGATTTACTGCGTAGCAGGATTGAAAGGGGGCTTTACCGAGAAGGACAACGACTACCATCTTTGCGGATATTGAGTACAGAACACGGCGTTAGCTTAGGGACAGTCCAGCAGGCTTATCGAGTTTTGGAGGAGGAAGGATTAGCATCGCCCTTACCGAAATCGGGCCATTTTGTGAATAAAAAGCAGAACCTCTATCTGCTGCCAACGATGCACGAGATTGAAAAACACCCCATCGATATACTGGAATGGGATGAAATCTATAAAGTTACTGCCAGCACACCTGACGAAGATGTATTGCAGCTTGGCAGAGGCATGCCGAGTGTTGAGACATCCACGCTACAGCACTTAATGAGAAGCTTAAGTTACGAGGCAAAGAGATGGCAGAAGGATGGACTCAACTATGAGAATATCAAAGGAAACTTCGATTTAAGAACACAAATAAGCCGATTGATCATTGACTCTGGATGTCAGGTCGACCCTGATGAAATTATCATCACCGCCGGTTGCCAAGAAGCTTTAATGTGTTCTGTCCGATCTATTTGCAACCAGGACGATATCGTAGTAGTCGAGTCACCCTGCTTTCATGGTGCGATTCAAATACTTAAAGGATGTGGCGTAAAAGTCATCGAAGTTCCAACCGACCCACTAACGGGAATAGACCTCGAATCACTAGAATTGATTGCTGAAAAATGGACTATCCGAGCCGTATTGGTGAATCCAAACTGCAACAACCCTTTAGGATATGTAATGCCGGATGACCGCAAGGAAATCCTGGTAAATCTATCGAAAAAATTTGGATTTTACATCGTAGAAGATGATACCTATGGCGACCTAATATTCCGATACCCTCGACCCAAAGCAATAAAGTCACAGGATACAGAAGGTAGGATTATTCTTTGCGGCTCATTTTCCAAAACATTGGCACCCGGGTTAAGGGTCGGCTGGATAGTTCCCGGTCGCATCTACGAAAAAGTTTTGCATACAAAGTACATTAGCTCCGGTGCAACAGCAACAGCAAATCAAAGGGCTATCGCTGAATTCATGGAAAAGGGATATTACCAGATCCATCTTCGTCGAATGCGTGCACATTATAAATCCAACAGAGACATCATGATGCTCTGGATATCAAAGTACCTTAATGCTCGAGTCAGGGTTAGTAGACCTGAAGGTGGTTACTTTCTTTGGATCGAGCTTCCTAAGGGCGTTTCAGCATATGAGTTAAGTGACAAACTAATACAAAATAAGATACAGATCGCAACGGGGAAAATTTTCTCCTCCTCAGGAAAATATGAAAACTGTATTCGCATAAATTATGGCGGGATACTAGATAATCGTGTCGAAACAGCGGTAAAAATGATAGGGAAATTAGTTTTAGATCTAAATATATCAGAACTCGTCCGCTCAGGTGTTGGCTAG
- a CDS encoding YfjI family protein yields the protein MQQLDPKLELPRPPRPLIESNPVAEPYPVQALGGILGPAVERMAEVIGVPQALAAQSVLAASALATQGHAGLQLDGRNYPLSLFLITVAASGDRKTAADRFALLPARQWEREQWQRYREQLARYRVAQRQAQRINPGDPDPTNGVPLEAEPSAPRLITTDPTIEALIKGLCHDLPSMGLFCDEGGQFLGSSTMSRDNRLKAVTTLSSLWDGSPIDRARSMVGESLRAYDRRLSLHLMLQPYLAMQLLSDPLLQGQGILGRCLMTWPTSLAGQRSYQAVDLSKDAALKRYHHRLSALFDQPWSLTSDGALQLSPLTLSPLARRRWIDLHDAIEAELGEFGELASVRPSGSKAADNLLRVAGILAVVEESSVVEVDHIQRASALVGYYLTEIQRLTEQEPVCRVKEEADRLLRWLQVKEWKRFSIRELNRNGPRFARKSSRHAAQLLVELIDHQWLITDGQTFEVRHVQS from the coding sequence ATGCAGCAGTTAGATCCGAAGCTTGAACTACCACGACCGCCTCGACCGCTGATTGAGTCAAACCCCGTGGCCGAGCCTTATCCGGTCCAGGCACTGGGTGGAATTCTTGGGCCTGCGGTTGAGCGCATGGCCGAGGTCATCGGCGTGCCCCAGGCACTGGCCGCACAATCGGTCTTGGCTGCCTCGGCGCTGGCCACTCAAGGTCATGCGGGCTTGCAACTCGATGGACGAAATTACCCCCTGTCGCTGTTCCTGATTACAGTGGCCGCGTCAGGTGATCGCAAGACCGCGGCAGATCGTTTTGCATTGCTGCCAGCACGGCAATGGGAGCGTGAGCAGTGGCAGCGCTACCGTGAACAACTCGCCCGGTACCGTGTCGCGCAGCGACAGGCGCAGCGTATCAACCCTGGCGATCCCGACCCCACAAACGGCGTACCGCTTGAAGCGGAGCCCTCTGCACCTAGGCTGATCACCACGGATCCGACTATCGAGGCCCTGATCAAGGGACTCTGCCATGACTTGCCGAGCATGGGCCTGTTCTGTGACGAGGGGGGACAATTCCTCGGTAGCAGCACCATGAGTCGAGATAACCGTTTGAAAGCGGTTACGACCTTGTCGTCACTCTGGGACGGCAGTCCGATAGATCGCGCGCGGTCCATGGTGGGTGAAAGCTTGCGAGCTTACGATCGACGCTTAAGCCTGCACCTGATGCTGCAACCGTATCTAGCCATGCAGTTACTCAGTGACCCGTTGCTGCAGGGGCAAGGCATTCTCGGTCGCTGCCTCATGACCTGGCCCACCAGCCTGGCCGGACAACGTAGCTATCAGGCTGTCGACTTGTCCAAAGACGCCGCCCTAAAGCGCTATCACCACCGTCTTTCGGCGCTGTTTGATCAGCCGTGGTCACTTACATCTGACGGTGCTCTGCAGCTATCACCGCTGACCCTCAGTCCGTTGGCCCGGCGTCGTTGGATTGATCTGCATGATGCCATTGAAGCTGAGTTGGGTGAGTTTGGCGAGTTGGCCAGCGTGCGGCCTAGCGGATCGAAGGCCGCCGACAACCTGCTGCGCGTCGCCGGCATCCTGGCAGTTGTGGAGGAGAGCAGCGTCGTGGAGGTCGATCATATCCAACGCGCCTCTGCTTTAGTCGGTTACTACCTCACCGAGATCCAACGCCTGACCGAGCAGGAACCGGTGTGCAGGGTTAAGGAGGAGGCGGACCGCCTGCTGCGCTGGCTGCAGGTCAAGGAGTGGAAGCGCTTCAGTATTCGGGAGCTGAATCGCAACGGTCCCCGCTTTGCCCGCAAGAGCAGCCGTCATGCCGCCCAGTTGCTGGTGGAGTTGATTGATCATCAGTGGTTGATCACCGATGGTCAAACCTTCGAGGTGCGCCATGTTCAATCTTGA
- a CDS encoding ABC transporter ATP-binding protein has protein sequence MHTSSPVLAIDNLSLEFPAYKNNVKALNGVSLHVNPGEIVGVVGESGSGKSVTAMLSMRLLPERSYRITAGSLSMLGRDMLAAPEKELLQIRGRDAAMIFQEPMTALNPTRRIGRQMLDVIIHHQKISAAEARLKAIALLRDMHIASPEQVLESYPFELSGGMRQRVMIALAFSCEPQLLIADEPTTALDVTVQRQVLLLLREKARQRGTAILLITHDMALVSQFCDRVYVMYTGAVVEQGRTDEVMGNPQHPYTQGLLSGLPEMVEPGQPLLTIPGQVPNLASLPVGCTFQERCPYAMPVCAKRPNLNTINGNDQRKSACWLPVKELS, from the coding sequence ATGCACACTTCGAGTCCAGTACTGGCCATCGACAATCTGAGCCTGGAATTCCCGGCTTACAAAAATAACGTCAAAGCCCTGAACGGCGTGTCGTTGCACGTCAATCCCGGCGAAATCGTCGGCGTGGTGGGCGAGTCGGGGTCAGGCAAGTCGGTCACGGCGATGCTCAGCATGCGACTGTTGCCCGAGCGCAGCTATCGGATCACCGCCGGCAGCCTGAGCATGCTCGGTCGCGACATGCTGGCTGCTCCTGAAAAGGAGCTATTACAGATTCGTGGGCGCGATGCCGCGATGATTTTTCAGGAGCCGATGACAGCCCTGAACCCGACCCGGCGCATCGGTCGACAAATGCTCGACGTGATCATCCATCACCAGAAGATCAGCGCCGCCGAAGCCCGTCTCAAGGCGATTGCACTGTTGCGCGACATGCACATCGCTAGCCCGGAACAAGTATTGGAGAGCTATCCTTTCGAGCTGTCCGGAGGCATGCGTCAACGGGTGATGATTGCGCTGGCGTTCTCCTGTGAACCGCAACTGCTGATCGCCGATGAACCGACCACCGCCCTCGACGTTACCGTGCAACGCCAGGTGTTGTTGCTGCTACGAGAAAAAGCTCGGCAGCGGGGCACCGCCATTCTACTCATCACTCATGACATGGCATTGGTTTCACAGTTCTGCGATCGGGTGTACGTCATGTACACGGGGGCCGTGGTTGAGCAGGGTCGCACCGACGAAGTGATGGGGAATCCGCAGCATCCTTACACCCAAGGGTTACTCAGTGGCCTTCCTGAAATGGTAGAGCCGGGCCAGCCGCTGCTGACCATCCCCGGTCAAGTACCGAACCTAGCCTCTTTGCCCGTGGGCTGCACTTTTCAGGAGCGTTGCCCATACGCCATGCCGGTTTGTGCCAAACGCCCGAACCTCAATACCATCAACGGTAATGACCAACGTAAAAGTGCGTGCTGGTTACCGGTTAAGGAGCTTTCGTGA
- a CDS encoding 2Fe-2S iron-sulfur cluster binding domain-containing protein gives MSKDNFTLTFSGSREPVAQSAYALVDACEKLGIIRTRCRQGKCGACQIRIISGDYEEIAPMLALTEKEIRNNAILPCVLVPLSDIEVEAWYK, from the coding sequence ATGAGCAAAGATAATTTCACCCTTACATTTTCTGGTAGCCGTGAGCCTGTTGCCCAATCAGCTTATGCCCTAGTTGATGCGTGCGAAAAATTAGGGATTATTCGCACCAGGTGTCGACAAGGTAAATGCGGCGCATGCCAGATAAGAATAATATCTGGCGACTATGAAGAAATCGCCCCAATGTTGGCCCTTACTGAAAAGGAAATAAGAAACAACGCCATCCTGCCTTGCGTACTGGTTCCGCTATCTGACATAGAAGTTGAGGCATGGTACAAATGA
- a CDS encoding 2OG-Fe dioxygenase family protein, with the protein MKHENLSAELLIGTQSSSERIQTQLKKPGYWVGNYFNYFITLAHRSDDWKKILETWDGLPPDEFMADGGKYRRRRFSELQYDVQNDEISILPHQPFFQDKYNNTLNGGRDRHFEPITPYVATHPFLKRMIRDYVAIFSRYKNVSSWKIYLHQVRITSSKDIPGFPTPEGIHKDGVTFSSLFCVNRTENCAGAENSIYDNDKELIETFTLKRFGDLVLFDDSKIYHSVSRMNSSNDQAASRDMLFLEFTAQGDENV; encoded by the coding sequence ATGAAGCATGAAAATTTATCGGCCGAACTTTTAATCGGAACACAAAGCTCCTCAGAACGCATACAGACGCAACTTAAAAAACCGGGCTACTGGGTAGGAAATTATTTTAATTATTTCATCACTTTGGCCCACCGATCTGACGATTGGAAAAAAATTCTCGAAACATGGGATGGCCTGCCACCGGATGAATTTATGGCTGACGGTGGAAAGTACAGAAGACGCAGATTTTCCGAGCTTCAATACGATGTTCAAAACGACGAGATTAGTATATTACCTCACCAGCCTTTCTTTCAGGACAAGTACAATAACACTTTGAATGGGGGGCGCGACAGACACTTCGAACCTATCACCCCTTATGTTGCCACGCACCCTTTTTTAAAACGTATGATTAGGGATTATGTCGCCATATTTAGCCGATATAAAAATGTATCTAGCTGGAAGATTTATTTGCATCAGGTCAGGATTACTTCGTCGAAGGATATACCTGGGTTCCCCACACCAGAAGGGATTCATAAAGATGGAGTTACCTTCTCAAGTCTATTCTGTGTCAACCGTACTGAAAACTGTGCAGGTGCAGAAAACTCTATCTATGACAACGACAAGGAGTTGATTGAGACTTTTACCTTGAAACGATTTGGAGACTTGGTGCTTTTTGATGACTCCAAGATTTACCACAGCGTAAGCAGGATGAATTCTTCGAACGACCAAGCCGCATCAAGAGATATGCTTTTTCTAGAATTTACTGCGCAAGGGGATGAGAATGTCTAG
- a CDS encoding Lrp/AsnC family transcriptional regulator, giving the protein MGLDSKDWQILEALQKNARQSLASLGKCIGLSQPAMSERVQKLEAAGVIEGYGARVSLREVGLGLQAILRIRTTHQHIKRYLELFNDIPEVLEADRITGEDCFIVRCAFSQPADLEIIVDALAVHGSVTTSLVLSNAVRKQVPVRPRSGPDN; this is encoded by the coding sequence ATGGGGCTGGACAGCAAAGATTGGCAGATTCTGGAGGCACTGCAAAAGAATGCACGGCAAAGCCTGGCATCCTTGGGCAAGTGTATTGGGCTTTCGCAACCGGCTATGAGCGAACGGGTCCAGAAACTCGAAGCTGCGGGTGTCATAGAGGGTTACGGCGCGCGGGTAAGTTTGCGTGAGGTAGGGCTGGGATTGCAGGCGATCCTGCGCATTCGCACAACTCACCAGCACATCAAGCGCTATCTGGAGTTGTTTAACGACATACCAGAGGTGCTAGAGGCTGACAGGATTACGGGGGAGGACTGCTTCATAGTCCGTTGCGCGTTTTCTCAGCCCGCTGATTTGGAGATTATAGTCGATGCGCTGGCTGTCCATGGTTCGGTCACAACTTCGTTGGTTCTGTCCAATGCTGTGCGCAAACAGGTACCTGTACGTCCGAGAAGTGGCCCAGACAATTAA
- a CDS encoding LysE family translocator, with the protein MTTYAWLSFILITMVQAGSPGPSTVFLVNNSIKYGPLKAIGVLSGDVLAILIMGLISSLGIATFFENHPTMFNTLKLAGAVYLIYLGVGAFKKSMTTTGTVRSCESNPKTPSLWRQWSQSFFIGISNPKALVYFAALLPQFEKSGTPDLHFFAFLVMLSALIKFSVLSCYAVIAIRIASKITSPSASRIGSKIVAVFFVFFGAALGLSTIH; encoded by the coding sequence ATGACCACCTATGCGTGGCTGTCGTTCATCTTGATTACTATGGTACAGGCAGGATCTCCTGGGCCATCCACAGTGTTTTTAGTTAACAACTCCATCAAATACGGGCCACTCAAAGCAATTGGAGTACTCTCAGGAGATGTGCTTGCGATATTAATCATGGGCTTAATATCATCATTGGGTATAGCGACTTTTTTTGAAAACCACCCAACCATGTTCAACACATTAAAACTCGCCGGCGCCGTATACCTTATTTATCTAGGAGTCGGAGCCTTCAAGAAAAGCATGACAACTACTGGAACTGTAAGATCATGTGAGTCGAATCCAAAGACACCTTCTCTGTGGCGACAATGGTCTCAGTCATTTTTTATTGGGATAAGTAACCCAAAGGCGCTCGTCTATTTTGCTGCACTTTTACCCCAGTTTGAGAAGTCAGGCACTCCAGATCTGCATTTTTTTGCTTTTCTCGTGATGTTAAGTGCACTGATAAAGTTCTCCGTTCTTTCCTGTTATGCCGTAATAGCAATCAGGATAGCCTCGAAAATAACATCGCCATCCGCTAGCAGGATCGGTTCCAAAATAGTAGCTGTATTTTTTGTTTTTTTTGGAGCGGCGCTAGGGCTTTCCACAATCCATTGA
- a CDS encoding diiron oxygenase, which produces MSSHSSLNIEARDYSKEVINRISLGWSTESEVVNSGRITRLSFITDAPDFIEEMIPFSMFDEWGELENQEKNDLLSAGWIIYQSNTIFIETDLVTPACIEIIRSRQDNLVGPEMARSMAEAMTDEGYHTLLAILTCDAVRVNRKLSLFPKDFHLVKTMNNYISSLDSEWKRRVARIATACCTENHITDYLDLLAQASSIQPMFLTAVNAHAKDEWNHGSQFSVLARDIYWSLSGDGKKVFKDTVELVANNFFRADLEAWLAVFDQLDRKSLDKLRKKIKTNAIDLQKDVEFTNNNRGLMKLYENLDWDWTKYEQR; this is translated from the coding sequence ATGTCTAGTCATAGTAGTCTAAATATTGAAGCTAGAGATTACTCAAAAGAGGTTATTAACAGAATAAGCCTTGGTTGGTCGACAGAATCAGAGGTGGTGAATTCGGGCCGAATTACACGCTTGTCATTTATTACCGACGCTCCGGATTTTATAGAGGAGATGATTCCATTTTCAATGTTCGATGAATGGGGAGAACTCGAAAATCAAGAAAAGAACGACTTGCTTTCCGCCGGTTGGATAATCTACCAGAGCAATACGATTTTTATCGAAACTGACTTGGTCACTCCGGCATGCATAGAGATCATTCGCTCGCGACAGGACAATCTTGTTGGCCCTGAGATGGCCCGTTCGATGGCAGAAGCTATGACAGACGAGGGATATCATACTCTTTTAGCTATTCTCACGTGCGATGCTGTACGAGTTAATAGAAAGCTCTCATTATTCCCTAAAGACTTCCATCTTGTTAAAACAATGAACAATTACATAAGCAGTCTCGATTCGGAATGGAAAAGGAGAGTTGCACGAATCGCTACCGCCTGCTGCACAGAGAATCATATTACCGACTACTTGGATCTTCTGGCGCAAGCATCGTCTATTCAGCCAATGTTCCTGACTGCAGTTAACGCTCACGCAAAAGATGAGTGGAATCACGGATCACAATTTTCCGTGCTGGCTCGTGATATCTATTGGTCACTTTCAGGTGACGGTAAAAAAGTTTTTAAAGATACTGTCGAGCTAGTCGCTAATAACTTCTTCAGAGCAGACCTTGAAGCATGGCTAGCCGTATTTGATCAACTAGACCGTAAGTCTTTAGATAAATTGCGTAAAAAAATCAAAACCAATGCCATTGACCTTCAAAAGGATGTGGAATTTACAAATAACAACAGGGGACTAATGAAGCTTTACGAAAATCTCGACTGGGACTGGACGAAATATGAGCAAAGATAA
- a CDS encoding alpha/beta fold hydrolase, with product MNNASNTPVVFINGLIGTLNDPEIHRQLGDRPFLAPDLYGYGKHQGTPMGKINIQGQVERIREVVKAEFNECAVSLVGHSVGGVVAYAFAHRYPECVKSLVSVEGNFTLKDAF from the coding sequence ATGAATAACGCATCCAACACCCCTGTGGTATTCATCAACGGCCTTATCGGTACGTTGAATGATCCTGAGATCCATAGACAGCTCGGTGATCGACCCTTCCTTGCCCCTGACCTTTACGGCTATGGAAAACACCAGGGCACACCTATGGGGAAAATCAATATTCAGGGACAGGTCGAACGAATACGCGAGGTGGTCAAAGCCGAGTTCAATGAATGTGCAGTGAGTCTTGTTGGGCATTCGGTCGGTGGAGTGGTGGCCTATGCATTCGCCCACCGCTACCCAGAGTGCGTGAAGAGCCTTGTCAGTGTTGAAGGTAACTTCACCCTGAAGGATGCCTTCTAG
- a CDS encoding oligopeptide/dipeptide ABC transporter ATP-binding protein: MNSAVIHTVTKMAPTILQLNDVRVRFPVSNDWLGRPRGYAHALNGIDLQVRAGETLGIVGESGCGKSTLAQLLMGLVPPSSGELNWASRSGGEGSSNVQIVFQDPQSSLDPRLPIWKIITEPLYARGHAPRAKMRDVAARVAAQVGIRPEYLDRFPHQFSGGQRQRIAIARALSSDPDIIVLDEPTSALDISVQAQILNLLAELQRARKLTYILISHNVSVVRHVANRVAVMYLGQIVELGSAAQVLDQPRHPYTRLLLEAVPRLGVPLNAEQVAAPTELPGNRRLPSGCFFRERCSLCTVGCEKPQTLLGDEQQRVRCHLQS, encoded by the coding sequence ATGAACAGTGCCGTGATTCATACCGTCACCAAAATGGCCCCCACGATTCTTCAACTTAATGATGTTCGCGTCCGCTTCCCCGTGAGTAATGACTGGCTTGGCCGACCGCGTGGATATGCCCATGCCCTGAACGGCATTGACCTCCAGGTGCGGGCGGGCGAAACCCTGGGTATTGTGGGTGAGTCAGGCTGTGGTAAAAGCACATTGGCACAGTTATTGATGGGCTTAGTGCCGCCCAGCAGCGGTGAACTGAACTGGGCCAGTCGCAGCGGCGGCGAAGGCAGCAGCAACGTTCAAATTGTTTTCCAGGATCCACAGTCTTCGCTTGATCCACGCCTGCCTATCTGGAAAATCATCACCGAGCCGTTATACGCCCGAGGCCATGCCCCCCGTGCGAAGATGCGCGATGTGGCGGCCAGGGTCGCGGCCCAAGTCGGCATCCGCCCAGAATACCTGGACCGCTTCCCTCACCAGTTTTCCGGTGGTCAGCGTCAGCGGATTGCCATCGCCCGAGCCCTTTCATCAGACCCGGATATTATTGTCCTGGACGAGCCGACATCGGCATTGGACATCTCGGTCCAGGCACAGATTCTTAACCTTCTGGCAGAACTGCAACGCGCTCGTAAATTGACTTATATCCTGATTTCCCACAACGTATCAGTAGTACGGCACGTGGCGAACCGGGTAGCGGTGATGTACTTGGGGCAGATCGTTGAACTTGGCAGCGCTGCTCAAGTTTTGGATCAGCCACGCCACCCCTATACCCGCTTGCTGCTCGAAGCGGTACCACGACTAGGCGTGCCACTGAATGCCGAACAGGTTGCGGCTCCTACCGAATTGCCAGGGAACCGTCGGCTACCGAGTGGCTGCTTCTTCCGCGAACGTTGCAGCCTTTGCACCGTTGGCTGCGAAAAGCCCCAGACCTTGCTTGGAGATGAGCAGCAGCGTGTGCGATGTCATTTACAAAGCTGA
- a CDS encoding alpha/beta fold hydrolase, whose product MSVEQAETMLEGFRADPEAWLERSGILEPAGKTETAKTWLAHQPASTLQAMAQSVVAVTGRPDYQTTLRSVFASIPVHLLAGEHSVEGWDIPDWANKKATSLTIMPDVGHLMMLQHPAAFGRLVADLLA is encoded by the coding sequence ATGTCAGTAGAGCAAGCAGAAACCATGCTGGAGGGATTTCGAGCCGATCCCGAGGCCTGGCTGGAGCGATCCGGAATACTGGAGCCCGCTGGCAAAACAGAAACCGCGAAGACCTGGCTTGCCCACCAACCTGCTTCAACCTTGCAAGCGATGGCCCAATCGGTAGTGGCGGTCACGGGGCGCCCTGACTATCAAACAACCTTAAGGAGCGTGTTTGCTTCGATACCGGTGCATTTGTTGGCGGGTGAGCACTCAGTCGAAGGTTGGGATATTCCTGACTGGGCAAATAAGAAGGCTACGAGTCTCACCATCATGCCGGACGTTGGACACCTAATGATGTTGCAACATCCCGCTGCGTTCGGTCGACTGGTTGCGGACCTATTAGCCTGA
- a CDS encoding RBBP9/YdeN family alpha/beta hydrolase, translated as MICHPRLMCHSLHSADTPSEKQEMTPSILLLPGIGNSGPGHWQTIWAHTDASMESIGGQDWNRPVCARWVENLEVAISRAGPDTVLVAHSLGCLQVAHWAQCSRTSVRAALLVAVPDPDRSSFPNEALGFSPLGLKRFAFPSTVVASSNDPYADMDYSRRCAYAWGSRLVNIGPQGHINSASGLGDWLQGRALLEDLVAMSVRPVPDVRSTVHDAKEKNSLHCSQGKAK; from the coding sequence ATGATTTGCCATCCAAGGTTGATGTGTCATTCGCTACATTCTGCGGACACCCCTTCCGAGAAACAAGAAATGACACCTTCGATATTGCTCCTCCCGGGTATTGGCAATTCCGGGCCAGGTCACTGGCAAACGATATGGGCACACACCGACGCATCCATGGAGAGCATTGGGGGGCAAGACTGGAATCGACCGGTTTGCGCAAGATGGGTCGAGAATCTGGAGGTCGCGATTAGCCGAGCTGGGCCCGACACGGTGTTGGTAGCCCACAGCCTTGGCTGCCTGCAAGTCGCCCACTGGGCGCAATGTAGCCGCACATCGGTCAGGGCCGCTTTGCTGGTTGCCGTACCAGACCCCGACCGCTCCAGTTTTCCGAACGAGGCGCTAGGGTTTAGTCCGCTTGGGCTGAAGCGTTTTGCATTTCCAAGTACGGTTGTCGCAAGCTCCAACGACCCGTATGCAGATATGGATTACAGCCGGCGATGTGCATATGCCTGGGGCAGCCGCCTGGTGAATATTGGGCCCCAAGGGCACATTAATTCGGCCAGCGGACTTGGTGATTGGCTTCAGGGGAGAGCGTTGCTGGAAGATCTCGTCGCAATGTCTGTGAGACCCGTCCCAGATGTTCGCTCAACCGTTCACGACGCTAAAGAAAAGAACTCACTTCATTGTTCGCAAGGAAAAGCCAAATGA
- a CDS encoding GNAT family N-acetyltransferase produces the protein MTGKIYLKNDKFLIRSAKLDDAVAIRKMVFRTFVEYGIAADPDEDDRDIMSFGQPKDNVVEMVTVFGDLPVGSAILTSNGDSRVKLTKLYLDRNFRGFGAGRAMLDTAVATAKSMGYDEIFLKTRALYKEAVELYESTGWARGADQPGPGPDRMYYIIFPKS, from the coding sequence ATGACAGGAAAAATTTATCTAAAGAATGATAAGTTCTTAATTCGCAGCGCAAAATTAGACGACGCAGTTGCAATAAGAAAGATGGTTTTTAGAACCTTTGTGGAGTATGGAATTGCTGCAGACCCTGACGAAGACGATCGAGACATCATGTCCTTTGGACAACCCAAGGACAATGTAGTTGAGATGGTAACCGTGTTCGGGGATTTACCAGTAGGCTCAGCTATATTAACCTCAAATGGTGACAGTAGAGTCAAGCTAACCAAGCTTTATCTGGATAGGAATTTTAGGGGGTTCGGTGCAGGTCGAGCTATGCTGGACACCGCTGTAGCAACTGCAAAATCAATGGGATATGATGAAATATTCCTCAAAACCAGAGCTTTGTACAAGGAAGCTGTCGAACTTTACGAGTCTACTGGCTGGGCAAGGGGAGCTGACCAACCAGGCCCTGGGCCCGATCGCATGTACTATATAATTTTTCCAAAATCGTGA